One Luteibacter aegosomaticola genomic window carries:
- a CDS encoding bifunctional riboflavin kinase/FAD synthetase, producing MTLRLHRDVDGACLTPQGSVVAIGAFDGLHLGHQAILAEVRQRAAAQGLAPAVITFDPLPRAFFSKEPVPRLSGVREKAEGMTAAGIVELLSLRFDEALTQMSAEDFVRRVIVGRLAAREVWVGEDFRFGHRRGGDFALLQAMGTELGFTAHAVAPVLVDGERVSSSKVRTLLAESRFADATTLLGRPFVIDGHVEHGKQLGRELGYPTANIHLRDRVSPIQGIFAVRIGIGDGPCSWPGVASLGFRPTVNEVREPLLEAHLFDFSGDLYGQRIGVEFVRKLRDEEKFDGLEALTVQMRQDEKDARKALGMNPILADA from the coding sequence ATGACGCTGCGACTCCATCGCGACGTGGACGGCGCGTGCCTCACGCCGCAGGGCAGCGTGGTCGCGATCGGCGCCTTCGACGGCCTGCATCTCGGCCACCAGGCCATCCTTGCCGAGGTGCGCCAGCGCGCCGCGGCACAGGGCCTGGCGCCTGCCGTCATCACCTTTGATCCGCTGCCGCGCGCCTTCTTCTCGAAGGAGCCCGTGCCGCGTCTTTCCGGCGTCCGCGAAAAGGCGGAAGGCATGACCGCCGCCGGTATCGTCGAGCTGCTCTCCCTGCGCTTTGACGAAGCCCTGACCCAGATGTCCGCCGAGGATTTCGTGCGCAGGGTGATCGTCGGCCGCCTGGCCGCCCGCGAGGTATGGGTGGGCGAGGATTTCCGCTTCGGCCATCGCCGCGGCGGCGATTTCGCGCTGCTCCAGGCCATGGGTACCGAGCTGGGCTTCACCGCCCATGCCGTGGCGCCGGTGCTGGTGGATGGCGAGCGGGTGTCGTCGTCGAAGGTCCGTACGCTGCTGGCCGAGAGTCGCTTCGCCGATGCCACGACGCTGCTGGGCCGCCCGTTCGTCATCGACGGCCACGTGGAGCACGGTAAGCAGCTCGGGCGCGAACTCGGTTACCCCACCGCCAACATCCACCTGCGCGACCGCGTGAGCCCCATCCAGGGCATCTTCGCCGTGCGCATTGGCATTGGCGACGGCCCGTGCAGCTGGCCCGGTGTGGCCAGCCTGGGCTTCCGCCCCACGGTGAACGAAGTGCGCGAGCCCCTGCTCGAAGCGCACCTGTTCGATTTCTCCGGCGATCTCTACGGCCAGCGCATCGGCGTGGAGTTCGTCCGCAAGCTCAGGGATGAAGAAAAATTCGACGGCCTGGAAGCCCTGACCGTACAGATGCGGCAGGATGAAAAGGACGCCCGGAAGGCTCTGGGGATGAACCCCATCCTTGCCGATGCATGA
- the murJ gene encoding murein biosynthesis integral membrane protein MurJ — MKAPSLLRSMLSFSSMTMVSRVLGLVRDMSIAHSFGANAATDAFFVAFRIPNFMRRLFAEGSFSTAFVPVFTEVKETRTHGDLKDLMAKTSGTLGGVLLLVTAIGIIFAPQVTTLFSPGSVNEPGKFDLTVDLLRLTFPFLLFVSLTALSGGALNSFHRFGLPALTPVILNLCMIAGALWLAPMLHTPIMAMGWAILVAGVLQLAFQLPALRQLDLLTLPRWGWQSPDVRRIMRLMVPTLFGSSVAQINLLLDTIIASLLIAGSQSWLSQADRFLELPLGVFGVALGTVILPSLSRHHVASDRDGFSRALDWGLRTTLLIAVPAMFALMILSFPLVATIFQNGRFTAFDTKMASLSITALSFGLPAFAMVKVVLPAFYARKDTKTPVRAGVASLVSNMVLNVLCLALLVTLWGTPAQKDGSWLQAIATIPGLHMALGMASAIASYINLGLLWRWLGKAGVYERQPGWPRHILRLAVACAVMSAVLLAGLYVWPEWSGVEKWTRVGRLAVLVCAGGGSYVAALFAMGFRPNELRAR; from the coding sequence ATGAAAGCCCCCAGCCTCTTACGCAGCATGCTGTCCTTCAGCAGCATGACCATGGTTTCGCGTGTGCTCGGCCTGGTCCGCGATATGTCGATCGCTCATTCGTTCGGCGCCAACGCGGCCACCGATGCGTTTTTCGTGGCGTTCCGCATCCCGAACTTCATGCGCCGGCTCTTCGCCGAGGGCTCTTTTTCCACGGCTTTCGTGCCGGTCTTCACCGAGGTTAAGGAAACCCGCACGCACGGGGATCTGAAGGACCTGATGGCGAAGACCTCGGGCACCTTGGGTGGCGTACTGCTGCTGGTGACGGCCATCGGCATCATCTTCGCGCCCCAGGTCACGACGCTGTTTTCGCCCGGCTCCGTCAACGAGCCAGGCAAGTTCGATCTCACCGTCGATCTGCTCCGCCTGACGTTCCCGTTCCTTCTGTTCGTGTCGCTGACGGCGCTGAGCGGCGGGGCGCTTAACAGTTTCCATCGCTTTGGCCTGCCGGCTCTGACGCCGGTGATCCTCAACCTGTGCATGATCGCAGGCGCGCTGTGGCTGGCGCCCATGCTGCACACGCCTATCATGGCGATGGGCTGGGCGATCCTGGTGGCGGGCGTGCTCCAGCTGGCATTCCAGCTCCCCGCGCTGCGCCAGCTCGATCTGCTGACCCTGCCGCGCTGGGGCTGGCAGTCGCCGGATGTGCGCCGGATCATGCGCCTGATGGTGCCGACCCTGTTTGGCTCCTCGGTGGCGCAGATCAACCTGCTGCTGGATACGATCATCGCCTCGCTGCTGATTGCTGGCTCGCAGAGTTGGCTCTCCCAGGCTGACCGCTTCCTGGAGCTGCCGCTGGGCGTGTTCGGCGTGGCCCTGGGCACGGTGATCCTGCCCTCGCTCTCACGCCACCACGTGGCCAGCGATCGGGACGGGTTCTCCCGCGCCCTCGACTGGGGCCTGCGGACCACGCTGCTGATCGCGGTGCCGGCCATGTTCGCCCTGATGATCCTTTCGTTCCCGCTGGTGGCCACGATCTTCCAGAACGGCCGGTTCACCGCGTTCGATACGAAGATGGCCTCGCTGTCGATCACGGCCCTCAGCTTTGGCCTGCCGGCATTCGCCATGGTGAAGGTGGTGCTTCCGGCGTTCTACGCCCGCAAGGATACGAAGACCCCGGTGCGCGCTGGCGTGGCTTCGCTGGTCTCTAACATGGTCCTTAACGTGCTGTGCCTGGCCCTGCTGGTCACCCTGTGGGGCACCCCGGCGCAGAAGGACGGTTCCTGGCTGCAGGCCATCGCGACGATCCCGGGCCTGCACATGGCCCTGGGCATGGCCAGCGCCATCGCCAGCTATATCAACCTGGGTCTGCTCTGGCGCTGGCTGGGGAAGGCAGGCGTCTACGAGCGCCAGCCCGGCTGGCCCCGGCATATCCTCCGCCTCGCCGTCGCCTGTGCCGTGATGTCCGCCGTGCTTCTGGCTGGCCTGTACGTCTGGCCGGAGTGGAGTGGGGTCGAGAAGTGGACGCGAGTAGGGCGCCTGGCCGTGCTGGTTTGTGCCGGCGGCGGCTCGTATGTGGCGGCCCTCTTCGCCATGGGTTTCCGCCCTAACGAGCTCCGCGCCCGCTAA
- the rpsT gene encoding 30S ribosomal protein S20: protein MANIKSAKKRARQSEQRRLRNVSARSMVRSALKKVVKAIDAKDKAAAASAYAVAVPVMDRYAARGLIHKNKAARHKSRLNAKIRDLA, encoded by the coding sequence TTGGCCAACATCAAGTCCGCGAAGAAGCGTGCGCGTCAGTCGGAGCAGCGCCGGCTGCGCAACGTCAGCGCGCGTTCCATGGTGCGTTCCGCACTGAAGAAGGTCGTCAAGGCGATCGACGCCAAGGATAAGGCAGCTGCTGCCTCGGCTTACGCCGTCGCCGTGCCGGTCATGGACCGCTACGCCGCCCGTGGCCTGATCCACAAGAACAAGGCTGCTCGTCACAAGAGCCGCCTGAACGCGAAGATCCGCGACCTGGCTTAA
- the cgtA gene encoding Obg family GTPase CgtA — MKFVDEAQIRVTAGSGGNGCASFRREKFIPFGGPDGGDGGDGGSVWLVADEGLNTLVDFRHMRQFKAPRGQNGMGSQMYGKGGEDIAIRVPVGTVVTNVDTDEVIGDLTANGQRLKVAEGGRGGLGNIHFKSSVNRAPRKATPGTPGEVRDLKMELRLLADVGLLGFPNAGKSTFIRAVSAATPRVADYPFTTLHPNLGVVRIGTDQSFVVADIPGIIEGAAEGAGLGIQFLRHVSRTSLLLHVVDIRPIDGSDPVEQVQTIERELASFDTELVDRPRWLVINKMDVFDDEEELEAAANDIVNRLGWTAPSFLISAAGQQGTREVCLQVQQFFDAERAARKLDQEASDDVRMRSE, encoded by the coding sequence ATGAAATTCGTCGACGAAGCCCAGATTCGAGTCACAGCCGGTAGCGGCGGCAATGGCTGCGCCAGCTTTCGCCGCGAAAAATTCATTCCGTTTGGCGGCCCCGATGGTGGCGACGGCGGTGATGGTGGTTCCGTGTGGCTGGTGGCCGATGAAGGCCTGAACACGCTGGTCGATTTCCGCCACATGCGCCAGTTCAAGGCCCCGCGCGGCCAGAACGGCATGGGCAGCCAGATGTATGGCAAGGGCGGCGAAGACATCGCCATCCGCGTGCCGGTGGGTACCGTGGTCACCAACGTCGATACCGACGAAGTGATCGGCGACCTTACCGCCAACGGCCAGCGCCTGAAGGTCGCCGAAGGCGGTCGTGGCGGCCTGGGCAACATCCATTTCAAGAGCTCGGTGAACCGCGCGCCGCGCAAGGCTACCCCGGGCACGCCCGGCGAAGTCCGCGACCTGAAGATGGAGCTTCGCCTGCTCGCCGACGTGGGCCTGCTGGGCTTCCCGAACGCCGGCAAGAGCACCTTTATCCGCGCCGTGTCGGCTGCGACCCCGCGCGTCGCTGATTACCCGTTCACCACGCTGCACCCGAACCTGGGTGTCGTGCGCATCGGTACCGACCAGAGCTTCGTGGTCGCCGACATTCCCGGCATCATCGAAGGTGCGGCCGAAGGCGCAGGCCTCGGTATCCAGTTCCTCCGTCACGTCTCGCGCACCAGCCTGCTGCTGCACGTGGTGGATATCCGCCCCATCGACGGTTCCGACCCGGTGGAGCAGGTGCAGACCATTGAGCGCGAACTCGCTAGCTTCGATACCGAACTGGTCGATCGCCCGCGTTGGCTCGTCATCAACAAGATGGACGTGTTCGACGACGAGGAAGAGCTCGAGGCCGCCGCTAACGACATCGTGAACCGCCTCGGCTGGACGGCCCCGTCGTTCCTGATCTCCGCCGCCGGTCAGCAGGGTACCCGCGAAGTCTGCCTGCAGGTCCAGCAGTTCTTCGACGCTGAGCGCGCCGCCCGCAAGCTCGATCAGGAAGCCAGCGACGACGTGCGCATGCGCAGCGAATAA
- the rpmA gene encoding 50S ribosomal protein L27: protein MAHKKGVGSSRNGRDSNPKYLGVKIYGGQAVEAGNIIVRQRGTKFHAGVGVGLGRDHTLFALVDGTVSFKTRGDKGRKFVDVVQA from the coding sequence ATGGCACATAAAAAAGGCGTAGGTTCCAGCCGTAACGGTCGCGATTCGAACCCGAAGTATCTCGGTGTGAAGATCTATGGCGGCCAGGCTGTTGAAGCCGGCAACATCATCGTTCGTCAGCGTGGCACCAAGTTCCACGCCGGCGTGGGCGTCGGCCTCGGCCGCGACCACACCCTGTTCGCCCTGGTCGACGGCACCGTGTCGTTCAAGACCCGCGGCGACAAGGGTCGCAAGTTCGTCGACGTCGTCCAGGCGTAA
- the rplU gene encoding 50S ribosomal protein L21, which yields MSYAVIKTGGKQYRVMQGEVLRVELLPAEVDSTFTFEEVLLVGEGESITVGAPLVAGATVSAKVRAHGRADKIRIIKFRRRKHYKRQQGHRQHYTEIEITGINA from the coding sequence ATGAGCTACGCAGTCATTAAGACCGGTGGCAAGCAGTACCGCGTGATGCAGGGCGAAGTCCTGCGCGTGGAGCTGCTCCCCGCCGAAGTCGATTCGACCTTCACGTTCGAAGAGGTTCTCCTCGTCGGCGAAGGTGAGTCGATCACCGTTGGTGCCCCGCTCGTCGCCGGCGCCACTGTCAGCGCCAAGGTCCGTGCACACGGCCGCGCCGATAAGATCCGCATCATCAAGTTCCGCCGCCGCAAGCACTACAAGCGTCAGCAGGGCCACCGTCAGCATTACACCGAAATCGAGATCACGGGCATCAACGCCTGA
- a CDS encoding DUF2059 domain-containing protein: protein MRNWKGIAAGLVLATCTGQAMAAPPSEAQVRQLMDAVGMGRMLSQMNSQMAGVMASALPCVPPSYWQGFVDANATNQLIGRMVPVYQKHFTAEDIDGLLKFYKSPLGQKVITQMPATMAEGMQVGKQWGQERGQQMITQLQSQGTLNAQGQCPATGTAAKPATPAPAPAPAKKK, encoded by the coding sequence ATGCGTAACTGGAAAGGGATCGCCGCCGGCCTGGTGCTGGCTACCTGTACCGGCCAGGCCATGGCCGCCCCGCCGAGCGAGGCGCAGGTACGCCAGCTCATGGATGCCGTGGGCATGGGCCGCATGCTGAGCCAGATGAACAGCCAGATGGCGGGTGTGATGGCCAGCGCGCTGCCGTGCGTGCCGCCGAGCTACTGGCAGGGTTTCGTCGATGCCAATGCCACCAACCAGCTCATCGGCCGCATGGTGCCGGTGTACCAGAAGCACTTCACGGCCGAGGATATCGACGGCCTGCTGAAGTTCTACAAGAGCCCGCTCGGCCAGAAGGTGATCACCCAGATGCCGGCCACCATGGCTGAGGGCATGCAGGTGGGTAAGCAGTGGGGCCAGGAACGCGGCCAGCAGATGATCACCCAACTGCAGAGCCAGGGCACCCTGAACGCCCAGGGCCAGTGCCCGGCCACCGGCACGGCCGCCAAGCCCGCCACCCCGGCGCCCGCCCCGGCCCCCGCCAAAAAGAAGTAA
- the uvrA gene encoding excinuclease ABC subunit UvrA — translation MDSIRIRGARTHNLKNIDLDLPRDKLIVITGLSGSGKSSLAFDTIYAEGQRRYVESLSAYARQFLSMMEKPDVDTIEGLSPAISIEQKSTSHNPRSTVGTITEVYDYLRLLYARVGTPRCPNHGIPLEAQTVSQMVDTALALDADKRWMLLAPVIRERKGEHVQVFDQLRAQGFVRARVDGEVYDLDAVPPLTLRQKHTIEAVIDRFRPRDDIKQRLAESFETALRLGDGIVILVDMDDAKAQEQLFSSRFSCPMCDYSLPELEPRLFSFNSPVGACPTCDGLGVTQVFDPARVVGHPELSLAGGAIRGWDRRNAYYFQMIISLGKHYGFDPETPWRQLSKAQQNAVLYGSGKELIPFRYITDRGGKVTREHKFEGIINNLERRYRETESTAVREELARYIADHPCPDCGGQRLNPSARNVFVADKAIPEITGLAIDNALSFFATLKLTGWRGEIAVKIIKEIRERLTFLNDVGLNYLTLDRQADSLSGGEAQRIRLASQIGAGLVGVMYVLDEPSIGLHQRDNERLLGTLTRLRDLGNTVIVVEHDEDAIRAADHLLDIGPGAGVHGGAIVGEGTLEQLMKSPTSVTAKFLSGERGIKVPAKRRETKEDQWVELKGATGNNLKDVDLRVPVGTFTCVTGVSGSGKSTLVNDTFYRIAAMELNGASEQPAPYESIEGLNLFDKVVDIDQSPIGRTPRSNPATYTGLFTPLRELYAQVPESRSRGYSPGRFSFNVRGGRCEACEGDGMIKVEMHFLPDVYVPCDVCHGKRYNRETLEVLYKGHTIADVLDMTVEDAFKLFENVPVIARKLETLRAVGLDYIKLGQSATTLSGGEAQRVKLSKELSKRDTGNTLYILDEPTTGLHFHDIEQLLEVLHTLVEHGNTVVVIEHNLDVIKTADWLVDLGPEGGAGGGQILVSGTPEKVAATKASHTGRFLLPHLKPGTAPTAPTKAPAKKAAAKATTKAAPAAAKKATTKTAPAAKKKKTA, via the coding sequence ATGGACAGCATTCGCATCCGCGGCGCCCGCACGCACAATCTCAAGAACATCGACCTCGACCTGCCCCGTGACAAGCTCATTGTCATTACGGGGCTCTCCGGGTCCGGCAAATCGTCCCTCGCTTTCGACACCATTTACGCCGAAGGCCAGCGTCGCTACGTCGAGTCACTGTCGGCCTATGCCCGCCAGTTCCTCTCGATGATGGAAAAGCCGGACGTGGATACGATCGAAGGCCTCTCCCCGGCCATCTCGATCGAGCAGAAGTCGACGTCCCATAACCCCCGCTCCACCGTCGGTACGATCACCGAGGTGTACGACTACCTGCGCCTGCTCTACGCGCGTGTCGGCACACCCCGCTGCCCGAACCACGGCATCCCGCTGGAAGCGCAGACCGTCAGCCAGATGGTCGATACCGCGCTGGCGCTGGACGCCGACAAGCGCTGGATGCTGCTCGCGCCGGTCATCCGCGAGCGCAAGGGCGAACACGTCCAGGTGTTCGACCAGCTGCGCGCGCAGGGTTTCGTCCGCGCCCGCGTCGATGGCGAGGTGTACGACCTCGACGCCGTGCCTCCGCTCACCCTGCGCCAGAAGCACACCATCGAAGCGGTGATCGACCGCTTCCGCCCGCGCGACGACATCAAGCAGCGCCTGGCCGAGTCGTTTGAAACGGCACTGCGCCTGGGCGACGGCATCGTGATCCTGGTCGACATGGATGACGCGAAGGCGCAGGAGCAGCTGTTCTCCTCGCGCTTCTCCTGCCCCATGTGCGACTACTCGCTGCCGGAGCTCGAGCCGCGCCTGTTCTCGTTCAACTCGCCCGTGGGCGCCTGCCCCACCTGCGATGGCCTGGGCGTCACCCAGGTGTTCGATCCCGCGCGTGTCGTGGGCCACCCCGAGCTTAGCCTCGCGGGCGGTGCCATCCGTGGATGGGATCGTCGCAACGCTTATTACTTCCAGATGATCATCTCGCTGGGCAAGCACTACGGCTTCGACCCGGAGACCCCGTGGCGCCAGCTCAGCAAGGCCCAGCAGAACGCCGTGCTGTATGGCTCGGGCAAGGAGCTGATCCCGTTCCGCTACATCACCGATCGTGGCGGCAAGGTCACCCGCGAGCACAAGTTCGAAGGCATCATCAACAACCTCGAGCGCCGCTACCGCGAGACCGAATCCACCGCGGTGCGCGAGGAGCTCGCGCGCTACATCGCTGACCATCCGTGCCCGGATTGCGGTGGCCAGCGCCTGAACCCGTCGGCGCGCAACGTGTTCGTGGCCGACAAGGCGATCCCTGAGATCACCGGTCTGGCCATCGATAACGCGCTGTCGTTCTTCGCCACGCTCAAGCTCACCGGCTGGCGCGGCGAGATCGCGGTCAAGATCATCAAGGAGATCCGCGAGCGCCTCACGTTCCTCAACGACGTGGGCCTGAACTACCTCACGCTCGATCGCCAGGCCGATTCGCTCTCGGGCGGCGAAGCCCAGCGCATCCGCCTGGCCAGCCAGATCGGTGCGGGCCTTGTCGGCGTGATGTACGTGCTCGATGAACCCTCTATCGGCCTGCACCAGCGCGATAACGAACGCCTGCTCGGCACGCTCACTCGCCTGCGTGATCTCGGCAATACCGTGATCGTCGTGGAGCACGATGAAGACGCGATCCGCGCGGCCGACCACCTGCTGGATATCGGTCCGGGCGCGGGCGTGCACGGCGGCGCGATCGTGGGCGAAGGCACGCTGGAACAGCTGATGAAGTCGCCGACGTCGGTGACCGCCAAATTCCTCAGCGGCGAACGCGGCATCAAGGTGCCGGCCAAGCGTCGCGAGACGAAGGAAGACCAGTGGGTGGAGCTCAAGGGCGCCACCGGCAACAACCTGAAGGACGTCGACCTGCGCGTGCCCGTGGGCACGTTCACCTGCGTCACCGGCGTGTCCGGTTCGGGTAAGTCGACGCTGGTCAACGATACGTTCTACCGCATCGCCGCCATGGAACTGAATGGTGCGAGCGAGCAGCCCGCGCCGTACGAGTCCATCGAAGGCCTGAACCTGTTCGACAAGGTCGTGGATATCGACCAGTCGCCCATCGGCCGCACACCGCGCTCGAACCCGGCCACGTATACCGGCCTGTTCACGCCGCTGCGTGAGCTGTATGCGCAGGTGCCGGAGTCGCGTTCGCGCGGCTATTCGCCGGGCCGCTTCAGCTTCAACGTGCGCGGCGGCCGCTGCGAGGCGTGCGAAGGCGACGGCATGATCAAGGTGGAGATGCACTTCCTGCCGGACGTGTACGTGCCTTGCGATGTCTGCCACGGCAAGCGCTACAACCGCGAAACGCTCGAAGTGCTCTACAAGGGCCACACCATCGCCGACGTGCTCGACATGACGGTGGAAGATGCATTCAAGCTGTTCGAGAACGTACCTGTGATCGCCCGCAAGCTGGAAACCCTGCGCGCGGTGGGCCTGGATTACATCAAGCTCGGCCAGAGCGCGACGACGCTTTCGGGCGGCGAGGCGCAGCGCGTCAAGCTGTCGAAGGAGCTTTCCAAGCGCGATACCGGCAACACGCTGTACATCCTGGATGAGCCGACCACCGGCCTGCACTTCCACGATATCGAGCAGTTGCTCGAGGTGCTGCACACGCTGGTCGAGCACGGCAACACCGTGGTCGTCATCGAGCACAACCTCGACGTGATCAAGACGGCCGACTGGCTGGTCGACCTCGGCCCCGAAGGCGGTGCTGGCGGTGGCCAGATCCTGGTCAGTGGCACGCCCGAGAAGGTCGCGGCAACCAAGGCGTCGCACACCGGCCGCTTCCTGCTGCCGCACCTGAAACCCGGTACCGCGCCGACGGCACCTACGAAGGCGCCAGCTAAAAAGGCCGCCGCCAAGGCCACGACGAAGGCGGCGCCCGCCGCTGCCAAGAAAGCCACCACCAAGACGGCCCCGGCCGCAAAGAAGAAAAAGACCGCATGA
- a CDS encoding acyl-CoA thioesterase, with protein MSTEAAQTPPPNPIFITPMDVRWQDLDAYNHVNNANYLVYLQEARLKWLMDLPEPWYSPEAAPVMAHSEINYRLPIEWPADIQIELYVNRIGTSSMTVGHRIVDSQDATRIHADGSVTMVWIDTKTGRPVALPHAVRAAATA; from the coding sequence ATGAGCACTGAAGCCGCGCAGACGCCTCCGCCGAACCCGATCTTCATCACGCCGATGGATGTGCGCTGGCAGGATCTGGACGCCTACAACCACGTCAACAACGCGAACTACCTGGTGTATCTGCAGGAAGCTCGCCTGAAGTGGCTCATGGACCTGCCGGAGCCGTGGTACAGCCCGGAGGCCGCGCCGGTCATGGCGCACAGCGAGATCAACTACCGCCTGCCGATCGAATGGCCGGCGGATATCCAGATTGAGCTGTACGTCAATCGCATCGGCACCAGTTCGATGACGGTCGGCCACCGCATCGTCGACAGCCAGGACGCCACCCGCATCCACGCCGATGGCAGCGTCACCATGGTCTGGATCGACACGAAGACCGGTCGTCCGGTGGCCCTGCCCCACGCCGTCCGCGCCGCCGCCACGGCCTGA
- a CDS encoding DUF4139 domain-containing protein, whose amino-acid sequence MRRTLVLAIACAVALPAFAADERTALTLYRADGDQLFQTTGDTISSDGYAVVHERRSFDLKGGTQDLSIGGLPSALDSEALTLRFPGKGTRVVSRRLIMGKGFDGALAGLVGQNVWVIGTSGQDLAAGTLVQAGDPMTIRDGNGQVTIVRDYAALRIKGGDNVARGSTLQVRVDGSASGSTVGQLDYPTSGLGWRGAYVATLANGGGCSMAFDANASIANRSGRDWKDVALKLVAGDARRAKMPPMGRRFEAMSVAAPPPAPMAAADINPVAATLGDLRTYTLPKAVDLPDGSITQTPLYDSRTLACERVATYDAGYAFYGGVPNTRTDFGATPTDSVPVNTTLKFKAFDSLPAGYLRVLTTDRDGNAEMLGESQLEDTPKDENATVNLGNAFDLRVKRERTSFKVGDHQMDEGTRLTLTNAGDDARIVTVVEHASRWRAWKLLSSSQKPSTNTANSMEFKVEVPANGKATLDYAVRYTWTDADTRTRNP is encoded by the coding sequence ATGCGCCGCACCCTAGTCCTGGCTATCGCCTGCGCTGTCGCCCTGCCCGCCTTCGCGGCGGATGAGCGCACGGCCCTTACCCTTTACCGCGCCGATGGCGACCAGTTGTTCCAGACCACCGGGGACACGATCTCCAGCGATGGTTACGCCGTTGTCCACGAACGCCGTTCCTTCGACCTGAAGGGCGGCACACAGGATCTGTCCATCGGCGGCCTTCCATCCGCACTGGACAGCGAAGCGCTCACGCTGCGCTTTCCCGGCAAGGGCACGCGCGTGGTTTCCCGCCGCCTGATCATGGGCAAGGGCTTCGACGGTGCGCTGGCCGGGCTCGTTGGCCAGAACGTCTGGGTGATAGGAACGAGTGGCCAGGATCTCGCTGCCGGTACGCTTGTGCAGGCGGGCGATCCCATGACGATTCGCGATGGCAACGGCCAGGTCACCATCGTTCGCGACTATGCCGCCCTTCGGATCAAGGGCGGCGATAACGTTGCCCGCGGTTCCACCCTCCAGGTACGAGTGGATGGCAGCGCCAGCGGCAGCACGGTCGGCCAGCTCGACTACCCCACGTCCGGCCTCGGCTGGCGCGGTGCTTACGTGGCCACGCTCGCCAACGGCGGTGGTTGCTCCATGGCGTTCGATGCCAACGCCAGTATCGCGAACCGCAGCGGTCGCGACTGGAAGGATGTCGCGCTCAAGCTGGTCGCCGGCGATGCGCGCCGCGCCAAGATGCCGCCCATGGGCCGCCGTTTCGAAGCCATGTCGGTCGCAGCGCCCCCGCCGGCCCCCATGGCCGCAGCAGATATCAACCCAGTCGCCGCGACGCTAGGCGACCTGCGTACGTACACCCTGCCCAAGGCGGTCGACCTGCCCGACGGCAGCATCACCCAGACGCCGCTCTACGATAGCCGTACGCTCGCTTGCGAACGCGTGGCTACCTACGACGCCGGCTACGCGTTTTATGGCGGTGTCCCGAACACCCGCACGGATTTCGGTGCGACGCCCACCGATAGCGTGCCAGTCAATACCACGCTCAAGTTCAAGGCCTTCGACAGCCTGCCCGCCGGCTACCTGCGTGTACTGACCACGGACCGCGACGGCAACGCGGAGATGCTTGGCGAGAGCCAGCTCGAAGACACGCCGAAGGACGAAAACGCGACGGTGAACCTCGGTAACGCGTTCGATCTGCGCGTGAAGCGCGAGCGCACGTCGTTCAAGGTCGGCGATCACCAGATGGACGAAGGTACCCGCCTCACCCTCACCAACGCCGGCGACGATGCACGCATCGTGACGGTCGTGGAGCATGCGAGCCGCTGGCGCGCCTGGAAGTTGCTTTCGTCATCGCAGAAACCGTCGACCAACACGGCCAATAGCATGGAGTTCAAGGTGGAGGTGCCTGCCAATGGCAAAGCCACGCTTGATTACGCCGTACGCTACACGTGGACCGACGCCGATACCCGTACCCGCAACCCCTGA
- a CDS encoding enoyl-CoA hydratase/isomerase family protein has product MLDIFPHDGGIHEIRMARPPVNALDTALVRALREAVLEAPVNGARGIVLSGAQGMFSAGVDVPALLALDKAGVTTFWNDFFALCGAIASSPVPVVAALTGHSPAGGAVLSLFADYRIMAHGVYKIGLNEVQVGLSVPEPIQFAMRRIIGNYRAERLLVAGAMVDAEAAHAIGLVDELAAVEQVVQRAVLWLTDLLKLPPHAMSRTRAIARADLLEVWGDTTGLLDPGFIEDFFAQETQTVMHALVARLKNKG; this is encoded by the coding sequence ATGCTGGATATTTTTCCCCACGACGGCGGCATCCACGAGATCCGCATGGCGCGGCCACCGGTCAACGCGCTGGATACCGCGTTGGTCCGCGCACTGCGCGAGGCAGTCCTCGAAGCACCGGTGAACGGAGCTCGTGGCATTGTCCTTTCCGGTGCGCAGGGCATGTTCTCGGCGGGTGTTGACGTACCCGCCCTGCTCGCGCTCGACAAGGCGGGTGTCACAACGTTCTGGAACGATTTCTTCGCCCTGTGCGGCGCGATCGCCAGCTCACCGGTACCGGTTGTCGCCGCGCTGACCGGGCACAGCCCGGCGGGCGGTGCGGTGCTTTCGCTGTTCGCCGATTACCGCATCATGGCCCACGGTGTTTACAAGATCGGCCTCAACGAAGTGCAGGTGGGCCTTTCGGTACCGGAGCCCATCCAGTTCGCCATGCGCCGCATCATCGGCAACTACCGCGCGGAGCGACTGCTGGTGGCCGGCGCGATGGTCGATGCGGAAGCGGCCCATGCTATCGGCCTGGTCGATGAGCTCGCCGCGGTGGAACAGGTGGTCCAGCGCGCCGTGCTGTGGCTTACCGACCTGCTGAAGCTTCCCCCGCATGCCATGTCGCGTACCCGCGCCATCGCCCGCGCCGACCTGCTCGAGGTGTGGGGCGATACGACCGGACTGCTGGACCCTGGCTTCATAGAAGACTTCTTCGCGCAGGAAACCCAGACGGTCATGCACGCGCTTGTCGCGCGCCTGAAGAACAAGGGTTGA